A single region of the Maniola jurtina chromosome 21, ilManJurt1.1, whole genome shotgun sequence genome encodes:
- the LOC123876468 gene encoding uncharacterized protein LOC123876468: MVHNKCHIKSEWASWDAYRMSDLMDMVYTTAGVMLVMLLLICLCCVFMKISDLKLQRYIVQTAKQKGLNVDLDKLNPRYRPQSPHAHENCTIMVPDVGIVL; this comes from the exons TGTCACATTAAGAGTGAGTGGGCTAGCTGGGACGCTTACAGGATGTCGGATCTGATGGACATGGTCTACACCACTGCAGGAGTAATGCTGGTGATGCTCCTCTTGATCTGCCTTTGCTGTGTGTTTATGAAAATAAG TGACTTAAAGCTGCAGCGTTACATAGTGCAGACTGCAAAACAGAAGGGCCTGAACGTGGACCTCGACAAGTTGAATCCAAGATACAGACCCCAATCACCGCACGCCCATGAGAACTGCACCATTATGGTACCTGATGTGGGGATAGTACTGTAG